A window from Toxoplasma gondii ME49 chromosome IX, whole genome shotgun sequence encodes these proteins:
- a CDS encoding proliferation-associated protein 2G4, putative (encoded by transcript TGME49_279390): MLKPVDAQLCISEKEFSCSPLHRKFSRQPTRASAVDSLGKYSLQNSHSFPILSDIATMADATGSEVETEVVQDLSNPDVVTKYRTAADIVNGALKKVICGCVPGADVYALCKTGDTYIVEACSKVYNKKENGKKMEKGIAFPTCISINEICGHFSPVEENAETDRVLAEGDVVKVDLGCHIDGYIAVVAYTVVCDASLPGIFGGTSGAQEQGRITGRKADVIKACWTAAEACMRLVKAGHKSTDLTKTIELAAKQYGCTPLQGVLSHQLKRYVIEGSKCFADATPGPGEDEPEEFEFEPNEVYGVDIVISSGEGKAKDAAVKPTVYKRAVDRTYILKSQLGRHFMSEVQNKYPTLPFSLRGFSDDRACKVGVAEAMRHELLHPYPVMTEKPGEYVAQFKFTLLLLPTGTKKVTGLPLLYEKELDSIHTVEDESLKALLAVSVNPKKLKKKAQVEKREDANNA, translated from the exons AgttctcctgctctcctttACACAGGAAATTCAGTCGACAACCAACTCGGGCATCGGCCGTCGACAGTCTCGGCAAATACAGTCTGCAGAACTCCCATTCTTTTCCAATTTTGTCGGATATAGCAACCATGGCAGACGCAACTGGTTCAGAAGTTGAGACAGAAGTCGTCCAGGATCTGAGCAATCCTGACGTCGTGACCAAGTACCGTACTGCAGCAGATATCGTCAATGGCGCGCTTAAGAAG gTGATCTGCGGCTGCGTTCCAGGCGCGGACGTGTACGCGTTGTGCAAAACTGGAGACACGTACATCGTGGAGGCATGCTCCAAGGTGTAcaacaagaaagaaaacgggaagaagatggagaagggCATTGCCTTTCCAACGTGTATCTCCATCAACGAGATTTGTGGACACTTCTCTCCCGTTGAGGAGAACgcggaaacagacagagTTTTGGCGGAGGGCGACGTTGTGAAGGTTGATTTGGGCTGCCACATCGACGGCTACATTGCCGTCGTCGCGTACACCGTCGTTTGCGATGCATCCTTGCCTGGAATCTTTGGAGGTACTTCTGGTGCACAGGAACAAGGACGCATCACTGGCAGAAAAGCGGATGTTATCAAGGCGTGTTGGACAGCCGCCGAGGCGTGCATGCGGCTGGTAAAGGCTGGCCACAAAAGCACAGATCTCACAAAGACCATCGAACTCGCGGCGAAGCAGTACGGCTGCACGCCCCTCCAG GGTGTACTATCTCACCAGCTCAAGCGATATGTCATCGAGGGCAGCAAATGCTTTGCTGACGCGACGCCCGGtccaggcgaagacgag CCGGAAGAGTTTGAGTTCGAGCCAAATGAAGTGTATGGCGTCGATATCGTCATCTCTAGCG GCGAAGGCAAGGCCAAAGACGCGGCAGTCAAACCGACAGTTTACAAGAGGGCTGTAGATCGCACATACATCCTCAAGTCTCAACTTGGCCGGCATTTCATGAGTGAAGTGCAAAACA AGTACCCGACCctgccgttttctctccgcggATTCTCGGATGACAGAGCATGCAAGGTTGGCGTCGCCGAAGCGATGCGGCATGAGCTCCTGCACCCGTACCCTGTCATGACAG AGAAACCTGGCGAATACGTAGCCCAGTTCAAATTcactctcctcctcctccccacGGGCACAAAGAAG GTCACCGGTCTCCCCTTGCTGTACGAGAAGGAGTTGGACAGCATTCACACAGTTGAGGATGAAAGtctgaaggcgttgttggCCGTTTCGGTAAATCCGAAGAAattgaagaagaaggcgcaggtggagaagagggaggatGCAAACAACGCTTAG